The Falco peregrinus isolate bFalPer1 chromosome 1, bFalPer1.pri, whole genome shotgun sequence genome has a window encoding:
- the HDC gene encoding histidine decarboxylase isoform X1: MEPEEYRRRGKEMVDYICQYLSNVRERRVTPDVQPGYMRAQLPDSAPMDPDSWDNIIGDIEKIIMPGVVHWQSPHMHAYFPALTSWPSLLGDMLADAINCLGFTWASSPACTELEMNVMDWLAKMLGLPDKFLHHHPDSVGGGVLQSTVSESTLVALLAARKNKILEMKLSEPDTDESSLNSRLIAYASDQAHSSVEKAGLISLVKMKFLPVDENFSLRGETLKKAIAEDRRKGLVPVFVCATLGTTGVCAFDSLSELGPICDAEGLWLHIDAAYAGTAFVCPEFRLFLDGIEYADSFTFNPSKWMMVHFDCTGFWVKDKYKLHQTFSVNPVYLRHPNSGAAVDFMHWQIPLSRRFRSLKLWFVIRSFGVKKLQAHVRHGTETAKFFESLVKSDPLFEIPATRHLGLVVFRLKGPNWLTEKLLKELSSSGRLFLVPATVRDKFIIRFTVTSQFTTREDILQDWNIIQHTAAQIVSQNYGLHCISSGDGSRIIPNMIVEPSSDATSNDSQLYLDRGKHKMPSRKIVVQPKKSAASPSTCVVSQQVRGQGDPLDDCFPEDVQDVTKHKLTSFLFSYLSVQGKKKTARSLSCNSVPMTGSLEQCNPKAAATEKESHANARILSRLPEEVMIKKSAFKKLIKFYSVPNFPECSIQCGLQLPCCPLQAIV, from the exons ATGGAGCCTGAGGAGTACAGACGGAGAG GGAAGGAGATGGTGGACTACATCTGCCAGTACCTGAGCAATGTGAGAGAGAGACGAGTGACTCCTGATGTACAGCCAGGTTACATGAGAGCCCAGTTGCCAGATTCTGCCCCAATGGACCCAGACAGCTGGGACAACATCATTGGAGATATAGAGAAGATTATTATGCCTGGG GTAGTCCATTGGCAAAGTCCACACATGCATGCCTACTTTCCAGCTCTTACTTCCTGGCCTTCACTCCTTGGAGATATGTTGGCTGATGCAATTAACTGCTTGGGATTCACATgg gcCTCCAGTCCAGCCTGTACAGAGCTGGAAATGAATGTGATGGATTGGTTGGCTAAAATGCTGGGCCTTCCAGATAAATTCCTGCACCACCATCCCGACAGTGTGGGTGGAGGAGTATTACAG AGCACTGTGAGTGAATCAACCTTGGTTGCACTGCTagcagcaaggaaaaacaaaattctggAGATGAAGCTTTCAGAGCCAGACACTGATGAGTCCTCACTCAATTCTCGCCTCATCGCTTACGCATCTGATCAA gcacatTCTTCTGTAGAAAAGGCTGGCTTGATTTCTCTTGTGAAGATGAAATTTCTGCCTGTGGATGAGAACTTTTCCCTCAGAGGTGAAACTTTGAAGAAAGCCATTGCagaagacagaaggaaaggCCTAGTGCCAGTCTTT GTTTGTGCAACTTTGGGTACAACTGGTGTCTGTGCTTTTGACAGTCTCTCAGAACTGGGTCCAATTT GTGATGCTGAGGGACTCTGGCTTCATATTGACGCTGCGTATGCAGGAACAGCATTTGTATGCCCTGAATTTCGATTATTCTTGGATGGAATTGAATATGCAGATTCCTTTACCTTTAACCCTTCCAAATGGATGATGGTTCATTTTGACTGCACTGGATTTTG GGTTAAGGATAAATACAAACTACATCAAACCTTCAGTGTTAACCCTGTTTACCTCAGACATCCCAATTCAGGAGCTGCTGTTGATTTCATG CACTGGCAAATTCCACTCAGTCGTCGATTTCGTTCTTTGAAGTTGTGGTTTGTGATTCGTTCATTTGGGGTGAAAAAGCTTCAGGCTCATGTCCGACAT GGTACTGAAACAGCCAAATTCTTTGAATCCTTGGTTAAAAGTGATCCACTCTTTGAAATTCCTGCCACAAGACATCTTGGACTGGTTGTATTCCGTCTAAAG GGTCCCAACTGGCTGACAGAAAAACTCCTGAAAGAACTAAGCAGTTCTGGCAGGCTCTTCCTTGTTCCAGCAACTGTTCGTGACAAATTCATCATTCGCTTTACTGTAACGTCTCAGTTCACAACCAGGGAAGATATTCTGCAAGACTGGAACATCATTCAACATACTGCAGCCCAAATTGTTAGCCAGAATTATGGGTTGCACTGCATCAGTTCTGGTGATGGGTCAAGAATAATCCCTAATATGATAGTTGAGCCTAGCTCTGATGCCACTAGTAATGATTCTCAGCTTTATCTAGAtagaggaaaacacaaaatgcCTTCCAGAAAAATAGTAGTTCAGCCTAAGAAGTCAGCAGCAAGTCCCAGTACATGTGTGGTTAGTCAACAAGTGAGAGGTCAAGGGGATCCTCTAGATGACTGTTTTCCGGAAGATGTCCAGGATGTTACCAAACATAAgttaacttcttttttattcagttatttATCTGTTCAAGGCAAGAAAAAGACAGCACGTTCCCTTAGCTGCAACAGTGTGCCAATGACTGGTAGTCTCGAGCAATGTAACCCCAAGGCAGCAGCCACTGAGAAGGAGTCTCATGCAAATGCCAGAATTCTTTCCAGGCTGCCTGAAGAGGTGATGATCAAAAAAAGTGCCTTCAAAAAACTAATTAAGTTCTACAGTGTCCCGAACTTTCCAGAGTGTAGCATTCAGTGTGGCCTTCAGCTGCCTTGTTGTCCTCTGCAAGCCATTGTTTAA
- the HDC gene encoding histidine decarboxylase isoform X2, giving the protein MEPEEYRRRGKEMVDYICQYLSNVRERRVTPDVQPGYMRAQLPDSAPMDPDSWDNIIGDIEKIIMPGVVHWQSPHMHAYFPALTSWPSLLGDMLADAINCLGFTWSTVSESTLVALLAARKNKILEMKLSEPDTDESSLNSRLIAYASDQAHSSVEKAGLISLVKMKFLPVDENFSLRGETLKKAIAEDRRKGLVPVFVCATLGTTGVCAFDSLSELGPICDAEGLWLHIDAAYAGTAFVCPEFRLFLDGIEYADSFTFNPSKWMMVHFDCTGFWVKDKYKLHQTFSVNPVYLRHPNSGAAVDFMHWQIPLSRRFRSLKLWFVIRSFGVKKLQAHVRHGTETAKFFESLVKSDPLFEIPATRHLGLVVFRLKGPNWLTEKLLKELSSSGRLFLVPATVRDKFIIRFTVTSQFTTREDILQDWNIIQHTAAQIVSQNYGLHCISSGDGSRIIPNMIVEPSSDATSNDSQLYLDRGKHKMPSRKIVVQPKKSAASPSTCVVSQQVRGQGDPLDDCFPEDVQDVTKHKLTSFLFSYLSVQGKKKTARSLSCNSVPMTGSLEQCNPKAAATEKESHANARILSRLPEEVMIKKSAFKKLIKFYSVPNFPECSIQCGLQLPCCPLQAIV; this is encoded by the exons ATGGAGCCTGAGGAGTACAGACGGAGAG GGAAGGAGATGGTGGACTACATCTGCCAGTACCTGAGCAATGTGAGAGAGAGACGAGTGACTCCTGATGTACAGCCAGGTTACATGAGAGCCCAGTTGCCAGATTCTGCCCCAATGGACCCAGACAGCTGGGACAACATCATTGGAGATATAGAGAAGATTATTATGCCTGGG GTAGTCCATTGGCAAAGTCCACACATGCATGCCTACTTTCCAGCTCTTACTTCCTGGCCTTCACTCCTTGGAGATATGTTGGCTGATGCAATTAACTGCTTGGGATTCACATgg AGCACTGTGAGTGAATCAACCTTGGTTGCACTGCTagcagcaaggaaaaacaaaattctggAGATGAAGCTTTCAGAGCCAGACACTGATGAGTCCTCACTCAATTCTCGCCTCATCGCTTACGCATCTGATCAA gcacatTCTTCTGTAGAAAAGGCTGGCTTGATTTCTCTTGTGAAGATGAAATTTCTGCCTGTGGATGAGAACTTTTCCCTCAGAGGTGAAACTTTGAAGAAAGCCATTGCagaagacagaaggaaaggCCTAGTGCCAGTCTTT GTTTGTGCAACTTTGGGTACAACTGGTGTCTGTGCTTTTGACAGTCTCTCAGAACTGGGTCCAATTT GTGATGCTGAGGGACTCTGGCTTCATATTGACGCTGCGTATGCAGGAACAGCATTTGTATGCCCTGAATTTCGATTATTCTTGGATGGAATTGAATATGCAGATTCCTTTACCTTTAACCCTTCCAAATGGATGATGGTTCATTTTGACTGCACTGGATTTTG GGTTAAGGATAAATACAAACTACATCAAACCTTCAGTGTTAACCCTGTTTACCTCAGACATCCCAATTCAGGAGCTGCTGTTGATTTCATG CACTGGCAAATTCCACTCAGTCGTCGATTTCGTTCTTTGAAGTTGTGGTTTGTGATTCGTTCATTTGGGGTGAAAAAGCTTCAGGCTCATGTCCGACAT GGTACTGAAACAGCCAAATTCTTTGAATCCTTGGTTAAAAGTGATCCACTCTTTGAAATTCCTGCCACAAGACATCTTGGACTGGTTGTATTCCGTCTAAAG GGTCCCAACTGGCTGACAGAAAAACTCCTGAAAGAACTAAGCAGTTCTGGCAGGCTCTTCCTTGTTCCAGCAACTGTTCGTGACAAATTCATCATTCGCTTTACTGTAACGTCTCAGTTCACAACCAGGGAAGATATTCTGCAAGACTGGAACATCATTCAACATACTGCAGCCCAAATTGTTAGCCAGAATTATGGGTTGCACTGCATCAGTTCTGGTGATGGGTCAAGAATAATCCCTAATATGATAGTTGAGCCTAGCTCTGATGCCACTAGTAATGATTCTCAGCTTTATCTAGAtagaggaaaacacaaaatgcCTTCCAGAAAAATAGTAGTTCAGCCTAAGAAGTCAGCAGCAAGTCCCAGTACATGTGTGGTTAGTCAACAAGTGAGAGGTCAAGGGGATCCTCTAGATGACTGTTTTCCGGAAGATGTCCAGGATGTTACCAAACATAAgttaacttcttttttattcagttatttATCTGTTCAAGGCAAGAAAAAGACAGCACGTTCCCTTAGCTGCAACAGTGTGCCAATGACTGGTAGTCTCGAGCAATGTAACCCCAAGGCAGCAGCCACTGAGAAGGAGTCTCATGCAAATGCCAGAATTCTTTCCAGGCTGCCTGAAGAGGTGATGATCAAAAAAAGTGCCTTCAAAAAACTAATTAAGTTCTACAGTGTCCCGAACTTTCCAGAGTGTAGCATTCAGTGTGGCCTTCAGCTGCCTTGTTGTCCTCTGCAAGCCATTGTTTAA